In Spirochaetota bacterium, a single genomic region encodes these proteins:
- a CDS encoding nucleotidyltransferase family protein — MQDLGSINSILHERRAYIARQFAVKRIGVFGSFVHGVQRSDSDIDILVEYEPSGVSFDNYMDLKFYLEDMLGIHVDLVIADDVRDEIREEILADVQYV, encoded by the coding sequence ATGCAAGACTTGGGAAGCATAAACAGCATCCTTCACGAACGAAGGGCCTATATTGCAAGGCAATTTGCGGTAAAGCGTATCGGTGTATTCGGTTCTTTTGTACATGGAGTGCAGCGGTCAGATAGCGATATCGATATTCTCGTAGAATATGAACCTTCCGGTGTTTCATTCGACAACTACATGGACCTCAAATTCTATCTTGAGGACATGCTCGGTATACATGTCGATCTTGTGATCGCTGATGATGTCCGGGATGAGATCAGGGAAGAGATACTGGCGGATGTTCAGTATGTCTGA